One part of the Kryptolebias marmoratus isolate JLee-2015 linkage group LG13, ASM164957v2, whole genome shotgun sequence genome encodes these proteins:
- the nsd1b gene encoding histone-lysine N-methyltransferase, H3 lysine-36 specific isoform X2 has protein sequence MSVPYRAPGRKTHQSSCTLTPDRDPPDPSKRHRQPIGLNMSATTSSLKHSSVYRFTQTDHSSSSSSYSPLRRLQHLTTMVSQPDLVLPARDPERSWEWGAHGKGKRKMERDSWVDYRDYSASQIPNREENFAHSPFGQKQPEVQSESRNTPPASCNGSVVSLKKTEGCFSGPPSPAFSLDSNSPFANGLLHFESTLFEGEENDEERGAGSPFADTLDRCEKTEPVSPSPPTNVNLDTKDTVLPSAKVVTRSQSSGHRRRYWDGSEDEWDSDTELFLFEDSPFLHSVQNSPRKKSLPPVKFVEGEVVWAKFSRRPWWPCEVIVDPLLGVYHRVKEPSDRPCRLYHIQTFGEPKELVWVEEKSTHTFHGGFEFEQLLRLRRRGKQKDQNNKCNISKRFQNSWKSSVAEAESVLPGRPKMASSIDIAFRCSSPPERENRPQPTFPPLNSSVSTLSETLHITNGSVLSPNTTPIKPSTLKKSSGKKKQSKSLKGPSSKNSKKMLQCSPDQSDKDNRECPYSDLDSVPKILCPKALERQPKLVQSQPSVAVVKELKKQPEIQSGLWFSKSGKERRPKTTNPVPDRSLFSKVPCKKKNVSTLSKKTLVSSASSVGGASSDQAGLSEKHKPTDDHLLLEQSGPLKHKTTKSSTTPVDASGSSVDHSGFLDNQNALLSVERSKVKQMDSNSPDTDTNTSSGLLSCSGVERDSEASKNVQFWDQSSVKTVSQNKISATMATKQVSETDKVSDEEQENNETSVSCLQETSDSESRPENQTTLVTSCRLPFVKLIRKEVQDEYLSSSDTVCPTDQTACTKKEKRSEANVIKASPRQSDQMDKSSSSTGQSVNSGPMKVAVKKLKASGGSDVLRLSESSNSDATVASNLSDEEFVGPEAERISNVSPKNVTRSNQSDRSEGNKTPVLDQTDKTSDHLASLDQIIVLTTASPAAPLPSKRDEDPLCRNSVVPEGPSSQEPTKVVRNSKLVSEVSQVLSKQPAHLPASKGLMTRALRAMHEVDQKKSEKVQKEVGQKQISSSLRKVEDLEWEPEVKLDVCTKLKVLKSQHVDNGECDQGTFSSCSSPSLMFSDSNDFEEHVKSEDEDLSISSTPPMDFIPLTSKVKAKHKGRSSNIRPSSSPPSPFSFMKDFKNVEEVSFQSLANENDGKPISFKTNRKYKFSTFLMMLKDLHDTRERDGTPLELEIGSPSSHVKEEPLVVPQAAPSAGQDQQIQFVLSNTDSSLNQNVIAHNECRVNQKPKRPYNRRGSHWLKRKNNRRTPHFVRSGPGFPGLESSSGKKSLPAVGTSSKANCSSRIVDLQSGSWESHAEGGEGEAGREEERWSRLKRNQQIGISLEQKKGDATLPLERENSLVAEYIKNNTGLMHDVGHGSKAPGEHKRIRKPSKRLIEWTEEYSQIFPTRKKTKRPLQLIGKAAGHVTAMSEVSGSDQNQHDHTPAAILPEILTPPPEETVQTIPAGLQSPKTELPSTQDPPILSMSTLTPPPEADPPPSEGLAKDSAAVFEKKRKRKPTQKILEYCLEAEASTGPKKKMRGLKTNSSAAPVSDSAPSSCKPKSKPPSPASDITACAATPTCRTTPPPSTSASPPPEPRQVETAADSPQPDDGNPQEDAKDTEESEVEQSGLDHRFCSGKDDLLLCDDSVLPVRKIIGDRGGPASMKENVCQVCEKTGELLLCEGQCCGAFHLACISLAEAPKGKFVCPECKSGVHTCFVCKKRGEDVRRCMIPVCGKFYHGECIANYAPTAPVSRGFRCSIHVCLTCFIASPNSSSISKGRLVRCVRCPVAYHATDLCMAAGSVVLSNNSIICPNHFSPRRGVKNHEHVNVSWCFVCTEGGSLLCCESCPAAFHRECLNIEMPKGSWFCNDCKAGKKPRFKDILWVKVGRYRWWPAEVSHPKTIPENILRMRHDVGEFPVHFFGSNDYLWTYQARVFPYMDVDANSKEKMGKGVDATYRKALEEAAVRFRELQAEKELRQLQEDKKNDRKPPPYKHIKVNRPIGKVQIFTADLSEIPRCNCKATDESPCGMDSECINRMLLYECHPQVCPAGERCLNQTFTKRQYSQVEIFRTLSRGWGLRCVHDIKKGHFVTEYVGEVIDEEECRSRIKHAQEHDICNFYMLTLNKDRIIDAGPKGNEARFMNHSCQPNCETQKWTVGGDTRVGLFALVDIAAGTELTFNYNLECLGNGKTVCKCGAPNCSGFLGVRPKNNPPSEDKGRKLKRRGHGRRRKKVVLTKEREDECFSCGDGGQMVSCKKPGCPKVYHADCLNLTKRPAGRWECPWHQCDVCGKEAASFCEMCPSSYCRQHRDGLLFISKLDGKLCCSEHDPCGPEPLEPGEIREYAPESRALLPGLGMAVIPAAAAAASGAAASNATSCLNRTGGSSVEKSGGGSETSESFPSFTIPVAAPPASPSRSGSDSPSSPHVFDLPHYSPISSYEEERDVLEEDEEELLAEEEEEDEEEEDDDDELVEEVDVRRQKSDSQEEDGEEVRLEYLELKDEEEEEEEEDEEEDEEEEEEEEE, from the exons ATGAGTGTGCCATACCGAGCCCCTGGAAGGAAAACTCATCAGTCCAGCTGCACTCTGACCCCAGACCGTGACCCGCCCGACCCCTCCAAACGGCACCGACAGCCAATCGGCCTGAACATGTCTGCCACCACCTCCTCCCTGAAGCATTCGTCTGTCTACAGGTTCACGCAAACGGACCACTCGTCTTCCTCTTCGTCCTACAGCCCTCTCAGGAGGCTGCAGCATCTCACCACCATGGTGAGCCAGCCGGACCTGGTCCTGCCAGCGAGGGATCCAGAGCGGAGCTGGGAGTGGGGGGCACATGGGAAGGGGAAGAGGAAGATGGAGAGGGACTCCTGGGTTGACTACAGGGATTACTCTGCCTCCCAGATTCCAAACAGGGAGGAGAACTTTGCCCATTCTCCTTTTGGACAGAAGCAACCCGAGGTCCAAAGCGAAAGCAGAAACACACCTCCTGCGAGTTGTAACGGTTCTGTCGTTTCGTTGAAAAAAACGGAAGGTTGTTTCTCAGGCCCACCCAGCCCCGCCTTCTCTCTTGACAGCAACAGCCCCTTCGCAAACGGCTTGCTCCACTTTGAATCCACTTTGTTTGAGGGAGAGGAAAACGATGAAGAGCGAGGCGCCGGGTCGCCCTTTGCAGATACGCTGGACCGTTGCGAGAAAACTGAGCCCGTTTCTCCGTCTCCGCCCACAAATGTAAATCTGGACACGAAGGACACTGTGCTGCCATCGGCTAAGGTGGTGACGCGCTCCCAGTCCTCAGGTCACCGCAGGAGGTACTGGGACGGCTCGGAAGACGAGTGGGACAGCGACACCGAGCTGTTCCTGTTTGAAGACAGTCCATTTCTGCATTCAGTG caaaacagcccGAGGAAGAAGTCTCTGCCGCCTGTGAAATTTGTCGAGGGCGAAGTTGTTTGGGCAAAGTTCAGCCGAAGGCCGTGGTGGCCCTGCGAAGTGATTGTTGACCCTTTACTGGGCGTCTATCACAGAGTGAAAG AGCCCAGCGATCGGCCTTGTCGACTCTACCACATCCAGACCTTTGGGGAGCCCAAGGAGCTCGTCTGGGTGGAGGAAAAATCAACCCACACTTTCCATGGAGGCTTTGAATTCGAACAACTCCTCCGTTTGCGCCGTAGGGGGAAGCAGAAGGACCAGAACAACAAATGCAAC ATAAGCAAGCGTTTTCAGAATTCTTGGAAATCCAGCGTGGCAGAAGCAGAGTCTGTTCTGCCCGGGAGACCCAAAATGGCGTCCTCCATAGATATTGCCTTCCGTTGTAGCTCCCCGCCAGAAAGGGAGAACAGGCCACAACCAACCTTTCCTCCTCTCAATTCGTCGGTCTCCACCCTCTCCGAGACACTGCACATAACCAACGGATCCGTTTTATCCCCAAATACAACTCCAATAAAACCAAGCACTTTAAAGAAATCTTCTGGAAAGAAGAAGCAAAGCAAATCCCTAAAAGGTCCAAGCagtaaaaactctaaaaagatGCTGCAGTGTAGCCCTGACCAATCAGATAAAGACAACAGAGAGTGCCCATACTCTGACCTTGACTCGGTCCCGAAGATTTTATGCCCTAAAGCACTTGAACGCCAACCTAAGCTAGTTCAATCTCAGCCGTCTGTCGCAGTTGTGAAAGAGCTGAAAAAGCAGCCCGAGATTCAGAGTGGTCTTTGGTTTAGCAAATCGGGCAAAGAGCGCCGACCTAAAACTACCAATCCGGTGCCGGATCGCTCCCTCTTCAGTAAGGTGCCCTGCAAGAAGAAGAATGTATCCACTTTAAGTAAAAAGACACTCGTTTCTTCTGCATCCTCGGTTGGTGGAGCATCCAGTGACCAGGCAGGACTGTCAGAGAAGCATAAACCAACCGATGACCATCTGTTACTTGAACAGTCGGGACCTTTAAAGCATAAAACCACTAAGAGCAGTACAACGCCTGTGGACGCTAGTGGCAGTTCTGTTGACCACTCAGGATTTTTGGACAACCAGAATGCCCTCTTGTCGGTAGAGCGTTCAAAGGTTAAACAGATGGACAGTAATTCACCTGACACTGATACTAACACTTCGTCTGGTCTGTTAAGTTGCTCAGGAGTTGAAAGGGACTCAGAGGCCTCAAAAAATGTTCAATTCTGGGACCAATCCAGTGTAAAAACtgtcagtcaaaacaaaatttCTGCCACGATGGCTACTAAACAGGTTAGTGAAACTGACAAGGTCTCTGatgaagaacaagaaaacaacgaGACTTCAGTGTCATGTTTACAAGAGACTAGTGACTCCGAGTCAAGaccagaaaaccaaacaactcTGGTTACAAGCTGTAGGCTTCCCTTTGTGAAACTGATACGTAAGGAGGTACAAGATGAGTATCTAAGCTCCAGTGACACAGTTTGTCCCACTGACCAAACCGCGTgcacaaagaaggaaaaaagatcAGAAGCTAACGTGATTAAAGCATCCCCTCGCCAGTCGGATCAGATGGACAAGTCGAGTTCGTCCACAGGTCAATCAGTAAATTCAGGACCCATGAAGGTCGCAGTGAAGAAGTTAAAAGCTAGCGGTGGGTCTGATGTGCTTCGTCTCTCAGAGTCATCAAACAGTGATGCTACTGTTGCTTCCAACCTGTCTGATGAAGAGTTTGTTGGCCCAGAGGCAGAGAGGATATCAAATGTAAGTCCAAAAAATGTGACTCGGTCCAATCAGTCAGACCGGTCAGAGGGGAATAAGACTCCTGTGTTGGATCAAACAGACAAAACGTCTGACCACTTAGCCAGTTTAGACCAAATCATTGTCCTTACTAcagcttctcctgcagctcctctgccTTCTAAGCGTGATGAAGACCCGTTGTGTCGAAATTCTGTAGTTCCTGAAGGCCCTTCTTCTCAGGAACCGACGAAAGTTGTTCGTAATTCCAAGCTGGTTTCTGAAGTGAGTCAAGTCCTGAGCAAGCAGCCTGCGCACCTCCCCGCCAGCAAGGGGCTGATGACCAGAGCACTTAGGGCCATGCACGAGGTGGACCAGAAGAAGAGTGAAAAAGTCCAAAAAGAAGTTGGACAAAAGCAGATCTCGAGCTCTTTGAGAAAAGTTGAGGATCTTGAGTGGGAACCTGAGGTGAAGCTGGACGTTTGCACTAAATTAAAAGTCCTAAAATCTCAGCATGTTGACAATGGCGAATGTGATCAAGGCACATTTTCAAGCTGTAGCTCCCcctctttaatgttttctgattCAAATGACTTTGAAGAGCACGTTAAAAGTGAAGACGAAGACCTCTCAATATCCTCAACTCCACCGATGGACTTCATACCTTTAACTTCTAAAGTGAAGGCGAAGCACAAAGGTCGGTCTTCTAACATACGGCCTTCATCATCGCCTCCGTCACCATTTTCCTTTATgaaagactttaaaaatgtagaGGAGGTGTCCTTCCAATCCCTGGCAAACGAGAATGATGGTAAACCCATCTCTTTCAAGACGAACAGAAAGTACAAGTTCAGCACTTTTCTTATGATGTTAAAGGACTTGCATGACACGAGGGAGCGAGACGGGACGCCCTTAGAGCTGGAAATCGGATCACCGAGTTCACATGTTAAGGAGGAGCCATTGGTGGTGCCACAAGCAGCTCCATCAGCAGGACAAGATCAGCAAATTCAATTTGTTCTCAGCAATACAGATTCAAGTCTGAACCAAAATGTAATCGCGCACAATGAATGTAGAGTAAATCAGAAACCCAAGAGGCCCTATAACAGAAGGGGCTCCCATTGgctgaagaggaaaaacaatcGAAGAACGCCTCATTTTGTCAGGTCTGGACCCGGTTTTCCAGGCCTGGAGTCCTCCTCGGGAAAGAAATCCCTGCCAGCAGTGGGAACCTCGTCGAAAGCGAACTGCTCCTCGAGGATTGTGGACTTACAGAGCGGCAGCTGGGAGAGCCACGCTGAAGGCGGAGAAGGAGAGGCTGGGCGAGAAGAGGAGCGGTGGAGCAGACTGAAGAGGAATCAGCAGATCGGGATCTCCTTGGAGCAGAAGAAGGGTGACGCTACACTGCCTCTGGAACGGGAAAACAGCCTCGTGGCAGAGTACATCAAGAATAACACGGGACTGATGCATGACGTCGGACATGGAAGTAAGGCTCCAGGAG agCATAAACGAATAAGAAAACCCAGCAAGCGGCTGATTGAGTGGACCGAGGAGTACAGCCAGATTTTCCCCACAAGGAAGAAAACCAAAAGGCCTCTCCAGCTGATCGGAAAG gcCGCCGGACACGTTACCGCTATGTCTGAGGTGTCCGGGTCGGACCAGAACCAACACGACCACACGCCCGCCGCCATACTTCCCGAAATACTGACCCCGCCTCCGGAAGAAACCGTGCAGACGATCCCTGCTGGGCTACAAAGTCCCAAGACTGAGCTCCCGTCAACCCAGGATCCACCGATTCTGTCCATGAGCACGTTAACGCCCCCTCCTGAAGCTGACCCGCCGCCGTCAGAAGGCCTCGCTAAAGACA gtgctgctgtgtttgagaaGAAGCGGAAGAGGAAACCCACTCAGAAAATCCTGGAGTATTGTCTGGAGGCCGAGGCGTCAACAGGGCCCAAGAAGAAG ATGAGAGGACTGAAGACCAACTCGAGCGCCGCTCCCGTTTCTG ATTCTGCGCCATCATCTTGTAAACCGAAGAGCAAACCACCGAGCCCGGCCTCTGACATCACCGCCTGCGCGGCCACACCCACCTGTCGGACCACTCCTCCACCCTCCACCTCAGCCTCGCCCCCTCCTGAACCCAGACAAGTGGAGACGGCGGCCGATTCTCCTCAGCCTGATGACGGCAACCCTCAGGAGGACGCCAAGGACACCGAAGAGTCGGAG GTCGAGCAGTCTGGGCTGGACCACAGGTTCTGCTCTGGGAAGGACGACTTGCTGCTGTGCGACGACTCCGTTTTGCCCGTGAGGAAGATCATCGGGGACCGAGGAGGGCCAGCCTCCATGAAGGAGAACGTGTGTCAG GTGTGTGAGAAGACGGgggagctgctgctgtgtgagGGTCAGTGTTGTGGAGCGTTTCACCTGGCCTGCATCTCTCTGGCCGAAGCACCCAAAGGGAAGTTTGTCTGTCCGGAGTGTAAATCAG GTGTCCACACCTGCTTCGTGTGTAAGAAGCGCGGCGAGGACGTGCGGCGCTGCATGATCCCCGTGTGCGGGAAGTTCTATCACGGCGAGTGCATCGCGAACTACGCTCCGACCGCCCCGGTGAGCCGAGGCTTCCGCTGCTCCATCCACGTCTGCCTCACGTGCTTCATCGCCAGCCCCAACAGCTCGTCCATCTCCAAAG GGCGCCTGGTGCGATGCGTCCGCTGCCCGGTGGCGTATCACGCCACGGACCTGTGCATGGCGGCGGGCAGCGTGGTGCTTTCCAACAACAGCATCATCTGCCCCAACCATTTCAGCCCCCGCCGCGGGGTCAAGAACCACGAGCACGTCAACGTCAGCTGGTGCTTCGTCTGCACGGAAG GAGGAAGCCTCCTCTGCTGCGAGTCGTGTCCGGCTGCGTTTCACCGCGAGTGTCTGAACATTGAGATGCCTAAAGGCAGCTGGTTCTGCAACGACTGCAAGGCCGGGAAGAAGCCTCGCTTCAAGGACATCCTGTGGGTGAAGGTCGGGCGCTACAG GTGGTGGCCCGCGGAGGTCAGCCATCCCAAAACCATCCCAGAGAACATCCTGCGGATGAGGCACGACGTCGGCGAGTTCCCGGTTCACTTCTTCGGCTCCAACGACTACCTGTGGACCTACCAGGCCAGGGTCTTCCCTTACATGGACGTGGACGCGAACAGCAAGGAGAAGATGGGAAAAGGCGTTGATGCGACCTACAGGAAAG CTCTGGAGGAAGCAGCCGTGCGATTTCGTGAGCTGCAGGCAGAGAAGGAGCTTCGGCAGCTTCAGGAGGACAAAAAGAACGACAGGAAGCCGCCGCCGTACAAACACATTAAG GTGAATCGGCCAATAGGAAAAGTTCAGATCTTCACCGCGGACCTGTCGGAGATCCCACGCTGCAACTGCAAGGCGACGGATGAGAGTCCGTGTGGGATGGACTCTGAGTGCATCAACCGCATGTTGCTGTACGAATGTCACCCTCAG GTTTGCCCGGCGGGCGAGCGGTGCCTCAACCAGACCTTCACCAAGCGTCAGTACAGCCAGGTGGAGATCTTCAGGACTCTCTCTCGAGGGTGGGGGCTCCGCTGCGTCCACGACATCAAGAAG GGGCACTTTGTGACCGAGTACGTCGGGGAGGTGATCGACGAGGAGGAGTGCCGGTCGAGGATCAAACACGCTCAAGAGCACGACATCTGTAACTTCTACATGTTGACTCTGAACAAG GACCGGATAATTGACGCCGGGCCGAAGGGGAACGAGGCTCGCTTCATGAACCACAGCTGTCAGCCAAACTGCGAGACGCAGAAGTGGACAGTGGGCGGAGACACCCGGGTGGGACTGTTCGCGCTCGTCGACATCGCTGCAG gcacaGAGCTCACCTTCAACTACAACCTGGAGTGTCTGGGAAACGGGAAGACGGTGTGTAAATGCGGAGCGCCTAACTGCAGCGGCTTTCTGGGCGTCAGGCCAAAG AACAATCCTCCTTCTGAAGACAAGGGCCGGAAGCTGAAGAGGAGAGGCCACGgtaggaggaggaagaaggtgGTGTTGACCAAAGAAAGGGAGGACGAGTGTTTCAGCTGCGGAGACGGAGGACAGATGGTTTCCTGTAAGAAACCCGGCTGTCCCAAAGTGTACCACGCAGACTGCCTGAACCTCACAAAGAGGCCTGCAG GTCGCTGGGAGTGTCCGTGGCACCAGTGTGACGTCTGCGGCAAGGAGGCGGCGTCCTTCTGCGAAATGTGTCCCAGCTCCTACTGCCGCCAGCACCGAGACGGCCTGCTCTTCATCTCCAAGCTGGACGGCAAGCTCTGCTGCAGCGAGCACGACCCCTGCGGGCCCGAGCCGCTGGAGCCGGGGGAGATCCGGGAGTACGCCCCGGAATCCAGAGCCCTCCTCCCGGGGCTGGGCATGGCCGTCAtccccgccgccgccgccgccgccagtGGTGCTGCCGCCTCCAACGCTACCAGCTGTCTCAACCGGACCGGTGGCAGCAGCGTCGAGAAGAGCGGCGGCGGCAGCGAAACGTCAGAGTCTTTTCCTTCGTTCACCATCCCCGTCGCTGCTCCGCCCGCCTCTCCTTCCCGCAGCGGCTCCGATTCGCCCAGCAGCCCGCACGTGTTCGACCTCCCGCACTACTCGCCCATCTCCTCGTACGAAGAGGAGCGGGACGTCCtggaggaggacgaagaggagctgctggcggaggaggaggaggaagatgaggaggaggaggacgacgacgaCGAATTGGTGGAAGAGGTGGACGTCAGGAGGCAGAAATCAGACTCTCAGGAGGAAGATGGAGAGGAGGTGAGGCTGGAGTACCTGGAGCTcaaagatgaggaggaggaggaggaggaggaagacgaggaggaggatgaggaggaggaggaggaggaagaggagtga